The Streptomyces sp. NBC_01244 genome contains a region encoding:
- a CDS encoding ATP-binding protein → MGAPESNAGDDFHFWWAASRALKLIRPGTTLRRVTLEGLVHVDDPDDEYETVDVAEYLGGDDAGSAEVLVLSQLKYSSRHPDTAWTTARLCKKSVRRRANGTTTPPRSVIADLAAAYRRLVDDHGIDVASRARIALVSNQPSAPELVSCVTAAAAWVKGQKPTVQTRALLAGLSTDQAVTVRTLYEAVRSRLSSQEFCAFIVALDLSQTGAMDRAALARAVRSGAAELTPGKGYDSALKLFHLVRAQALPDSNRKGVTASDVLAEIGAPELLDLYPAPARFTEVRDPLPAPGARSVADAVVRHPGRLVVAHGDAGAGKTTAIRQMKDYLPVGSHVVHFDCYGGGDYLSAGEERHTTQRFVTQVVNELAQLCGTPLLISTSQRQEDLWRRLRRTLDGAVAGLPPNAVVVLAVDAADNAATAARECQNRSFLPELVRLDLPEQVSVVLTARSHRVGSLEATTVAEEVPLAVFDAPTSAAHLRRHRPDASKEEAHTFHERTQGNPRAQFYTLQQAAEHAWDMTTLLAKSEQTPKAVFDDLIESALQVGGADAGGLQWLALMLALSRPVRLQTLATALDVDLSAVRNFAAGLTPGIRIVDNSIQFRDEDFETHVRDSVDPSEVIAAHSRLADLCLAERATDVDAATHVADHLAASGRLEALLQLVLEEASPVGITDGFRREEVQGRRLDLAVRAAAQTADAAAAVRLAVRGCDTASRHDTLARLTGSHLDLVALYTDPDLLRAHLLRRPGGSWLAPVFLQTAAMLSRTPERHDAARADLDSAGGWLRRWMDQREEEGEHWDVTPDDVAAAAETCFRLAGVRAAVRELRRWRPVDVVLDAAVALAGRLINDVDPAVVRGLLKKYRVPAEAQARVFLAVVSLPGEPDKEWLDAVLAALLLDPPASPQPWQARLLDMALRHGDRQLSADLAKQWSTALPDGLSNYAGSAEQGTAILRCHAADAVFSGNYMDVVALVPAELLPRTEESGHTQDVRARERDEWLQLVKPIAEAAVLAARAVLKEADADEVVALCDRGIARRTERATQRWFMYDRSYAAWASLVAAAALDTDVADEVVDRLAAAAESVCRDGAPELWMELAALLLPHSHLKGTAADLCTRAADYVNSHDYRASERLDLLARLAELGAKVDVDLGRHLFEHAVEAATGVNDDAARLLKVHVDLAHRADVSNLDPAHTAARLVQAAELMAPHVSEPAEIPYSEIAGAAARLNPFTGLAAASRWDDQDRIGLSSTLPAALTGALHNGEIPAQQVLALDHLITDDGGRWQLQLDVAEWLAARGTAERQECRRVLLRAAAWVRRHVPARDQPARTRRLVDAAEQLGHGSSVRSALEAVIQLGDVRGDSGIGHTTSRNWGVSRRHVPEVQALLSHAASRSWVSLAEDVRMLDGARVYGDELRAFITAALQRTPYGQRLDALTAVASLPALEALDVLTVLSDLVRRWSSQPAIATWAAAALPDLVSRLFTERFWWHDTRRTIEQLRAFGGDSAIRQAALAALPEARQDLRARSWRGIAELLGHLCPTGDAGSALLGLLDDCVPQGTIAVERQPSQMGVSLLLWSAFGHPRRELRWRAAHSTRELLSTTSIAVAKSLVADLMGRLDDNEPGAFRDRNLHFYRFSATAALLTALERVAVERPDLLAAYFREFARLATDGAFPHAQIRELARRSALAVAAAASADSTQVEMLRLANQPSSWLVHHGRSYERRDRISWKGRYDFDSMDTIPYWYAPLARVFDVEVDVIAEAAEGFILDQWGLSNDDWWTDMRELRDERSWERTSHRQGSIPREESLRLYIEYHAMMATAGRLADENRPARAGTWTHEQADSWKDWLLQHLPAPTGWLADLGAPVPAEADLLLSRVGSDTWDTTSLADFDRALGLTGDNGASDMIRVDASVQLHGPDAYETVRVASALVDPRHATDLQRALAAASNPTDWKLPDEDEEDFEVDAGAFRLSGWILDPYEPSEYLDRHDVYAHEMRRELPLPGKAFKAQSRTALDATRLVLTAHDGRVVAQAQQWADPDPGDESTSSFVSSGYRVHVRRDALLRYLATTGMSLIMEVQIARRRTGQRRDGYRVPVSRIYLLDATGALTAS, encoded by the coding sequence GTGGGTGCGCCGGAGTCGAATGCCGGAGACGATTTCCACTTTTGGTGGGCGGCAAGTCGGGCTCTGAAGCTGATCAGGCCAGGCACCACTCTCCGGCGAGTCACCCTCGAAGGTCTTGTCCACGTCGATGACCCCGACGATGAGTACGAAACGGTGGATGTCGCCGAATACCTGGGAGGCGACGATGCCGGTTCGGCAGAGGTGCTTGTCCTTTCGCAGCTGAAGTACAGCTCTCGTCACCCAGACACCGCTTGGACAACGGCCAGGCTCTGCAAGAAGAGCGTGCGGCGCCGAGCCAACGGCACAACGACGCCACCACGATCCGTCATTGCGGACTTGGCGGCTGCCTATCGCCGGCTTGTGGACGATCACGGGATCGACGTCGCGTCGAGGGCCCGCATCGCGCTGGTCAGTAATCAGCCTTCCGCCCCCGAACTGGTCTCCTGTGTTACGGCTGCGGCGGCGTGGGTCAAGGGTCAGAAGCCGACGGTACAGACCCGGGCACTTCTCGCAGGGCTCTCTACAGACCAGGCCGTGACGGTCCGGACTCTGTACGAGGCTGTGCGTAGTCGGCTGAGCAGCCAGGAGTTTTGCGCCTTCATAGTCGCCCTTGACCTGTCACAGACAGGTGCCATGGACAGGGCCGCACTGGCCCGCGCGGTTCGATCCGGTGCGGCGGAGCTGACACCGGGCAAGGGTTACGACTCAGCCCTGAAGCTGTTCCATCTGGTCCGTGCGCAGGCCCTGCCGGACAGTAATCGCAAGGGAGTGACGGCAAGTGATGTCCTTGCGGAAATAGGGGCTCCCGAACTGCTCGATCTCTACCCGGCTCCTGCTCGGTTCACGGAAGTTCGCGATCCGCTACCCGCACCCGGTGCCCGTTCCGTCGCCGACGCAGTGGTGAGGCATCCAGGACGCCTGGTGGTGGCTCACGGAGATGCCGGGGCTGGGAAAACCACGGCGATCCGTCAGATGAAGGACTACTTGCCAGTGGGGTCGCATGTCGTCCACTTTGACTGCTATGGCGGCGGAGACTACCTGAGTGCGGGCGAAGAACGGCACACAACGCAGCGATTCGTTACCCAAGTGGTCAACGAACTAGCGCAGTTGTGTGGCACCCCACTGCTCATTTCGACCTCGCAGCGGCAGGAAGACCTTTGGCGGCGGCTCCGCCGCACGCTCGATGGGGCCGTCGCCGGGCTCCCGCCGAACGCCGTGGTGGTCCTGGCGGTCGACGCTGCCGACAATGCCGCGACAGCGGCTCGAGAATGTCAGAATCGCTCTTTTCTGCCGGAACTCGTCCGCCTAGACCTGCCCGAGCAAGTCTCCGTGGTACTCACCGCACGCAGCCATCGGGTTGGCTCGTTGGAGGCCACGACGGTGGCCGAGGAGGTTCCTCTCGCAGTCTTCGACGCCCCCACATCCGCAGCGCATCTGCGCCGGCATAGGCCGGACGCCTCCAAGGAGGAAGCGCACACCTTCCATGAGAGGACTCAAGGCAATCCCAGAGCCCAGTTCTACACGCTTCAGCAAGCAGCCGAGCATGCCTGGGATATGACCACCCTGTTGGCGAAGTCAGAGCAGACGCCCAAAGCGGTCTTCGACGACCTCATCGAGTCCGCTCTGCAGGTGGGCGGCGCGGACGCCGGCGGCCTGCAGTGGCTCGCGTTGATGCTGGCGCTTTCCCGCCCCGTACGGCTCCAGACACTCGCGACCGCTCTGGACGTCGACCTGTCGGCCGTCAGGAACTTTGCTGCTGGGCTCACCCCCGGCATCCGGATCGTCGACAACTCGATCCAGTTCCGGGACGAGGACTTCGAAACGCACGTCAGGGACTCCGTGGACCCCTCTGAAGTGATCGCGGCCCACAGCCGACTGGCTGATCTGTGTCTCGCCGAGCGGGCGACCGATGTGGACGCGGCGACGCACGTCGCCGACCATCTGGCAGCATCAGGCCGTCTGGAAGCCCTGTTGCAGCTTGTCCTCGAAGAAGCCAGTCCGGTCGGCATCACGGACGGCTTTCGCCGCGAGGAGGTCCAGGGTCGACGTCTGGACCTCGCCGTGCGGGCCGCAGCACAGACAGCTGATGCAGCAGCCGCCGTACGACTGGCTGTTCGAGGTTGTGACACAGCGTCACGTCACGACACCCTTGCGCGTCTGACCGGATCGCATCTGGATCTGGTCGCCCTCTATACGGACCCGGATCTTCTAAGAGCCCACCTACTGCGGAGACCGGGCGGGTCTTGGCTGGCTCCGGTCTTCCTCCAGACGGCTGCAATGCTCTCACGTACGCCTGAACGGCACGACGCCGCCCGGGCTGACCTGGACAGCGCCGGAGGCTGGCTGCGTCGATGGATGGATCAGAGGGAAGAGGAGGGCGAGCACTGGGATGTCACACCGGACGACGTCGCCGCAGCGGCGGAGACATGCTTCCGACTTGCCGGCGTCAGGGCCGCGGTCAGGGAACTGCGGCGGTGGCGCCCCGTGGATGTCGTGCTGGACGCCGCCGTGGCGCTGGCGGGACGCCTCATCAATGATGTGGATCCCGCCGTCGTACGAGGGTTGCTGAAGAAGTACCGGGTTCCAGCAGAGGCGCAGGCACGCGTCTTTCTCGCCGTCGTATCGCTTCCTGGTGAACCGGACAAGGAGTGGCTCGACGCCGTACTCGCCGCATTGCTGTTGGACCCGCCTGCTAGTCCCCAGCCCTGGCAGGCACGACTGCTCGATATGGCGCTCCGTCATGGTGACCGTCAGTTGAGCGCTGACCTGGCCAAACAGTGGTCCACGGCGTTGCCCGACGGACTTTCGAACTATGCGGGATCCGCCGAGCAAGGCACTGCGATTCTGCGCTGTCATGCCGCAGACGCAGTTTTCAGCGGCAACTACATGGACGTCGTCGCACTCGTTCCTGCCGAACTCCTTCCACGTACCGAAGAATCGGGCCACACCCAGGACGTCCGGGCGCGCGAACGCGATGAATGGCTGCAGCTCGTGAAGCCCATTGCCGAGGCTGCCGTGCTGGCTGCACGCGCGGTCTTGAAGGAAGCGGACGCCGACGAGGTCGTTGCGCTTTGTGACCGAGGAATCGCCCGACGTACGGAGCGCGCCACACAACGGTGGTTCATGTACGACAGGTCTTATGCAGCCTGGGCGAGCCTCGTTGCCGCGGCTGCCCTGGACACCGACGTGGCAGATGAAGTCGTCGATCGTCTCGCCGCGGCTGCCGAGTCTGTCTGTCGTGACGGCGCTCCTGAACTGTGGATGGAACTGGCAGCCCTCCTTCTGCCGCACTCGCATCTCAAGGGCACGGCAGCCGACCTATGCACACGGGCAGCCGACTACGTCAACAGCCACGACTACCGGGCAAGTGAACGCCTCGACCTCCTTGCACGCTTGGCGGAGCTCGGAGCGAAGGTAGACGTGGACCTAGGAAGACATCTCTTCGAACACGCTGTAGAAGCGGCGACCGGGGTCAACGACGACGCGGCCCGCCTTCTGAAGGTTCACGTAGACCTCGCCCATCGCGCTGACGTCTCCAACCTTGATCCGGCTCATACCGCCGCACGTCTCGTCCAAGCTGCGGAACTGATGGCTCCTCACGTGAGCGAACCCGCCGAAATTCCTTACTCGGAGATCGCGGGAGCTGCGGCCCGACTGAACCCCTTCACCGGCCTCGCCGCAGCCAGCAGGTGGGACGACCAAGATCGCATCGGGCTGTCATCCACCTTGCCTGCCGCACTGACCGGCGCACTCCACAACGGAGAGATACCCGCGCAGCAAGTTCTCGCCCTGGACCACTTGATCACAGACGACGGAGGTCGCTGGCAACTGCAACTCGACGTCGCCGAATGGTTGGCGGCGAGGGGTACTGCGGAAAGGCAAGAGTGCCGCCGAGTCCTGCTGAGAGCCGCGGCATGGGTGCGACGTCATGTTCCCGCACGGGATCAGCCAGCTAGGACGCGACGCCTCGTAGACGCTGCTGAGCAGTTGGGACACGGAAGCAGTGTCCGGTCGGCGCTCGAAGCGGTGATCCAGTTGGGTGACGTGCGAGGGGACTCGGGCATTGGCCACACCACCAGCCGGAACTGGGGCGTCAGCCGGCGTCACGTTCCCGAGGTGCAAGCCTTGCTGTCCCATGCCGCTTCTCGCAGCTGGGTGTCGCTGGCAGAGGACGTGCGAATGCTAGACGGCGCTCGCGTGTACGGTGACGAACTGCGCGCATTCATCACAGCTGCCCTCCAACGTACCCCTTACGGACAGCGGCTGGATGCCCTCACGGCCGTCGCATCACTCCCGGCCCTGGAGGCCCTCGATGTGTTGACGGTCCTATCGGACCTCGTACGCCGCTGGAGTTCCCAGCCAGCCATAGCGACGTGGGCTGCCGCAGCACTTCCCGACCTGGTGAGTCGACTCTTCACCGAGCGGTTCTGGTGGCATGACACGCGGCGCACGATCGAACAACTGCGGGCGTTCGGGGGCGACTCGGCCATCCGGCAGGCCGCCCTGGCTGCCCTGCCAGAGGCACGGCAGGATCTGCGGGCGCGTAGCTGGCGGGGCATCGCAGAGCTCCTGGGTCATCTGTGTCCTACGGGCGACGCGGGGTCGGCCCTTTTGGGCCTCCTCGACGACTGTGTTCCGCAGGGCACCATCGCTGTCGAACGGCAACCCTCGCAAATGGGCGTTTCTCTACTGCTGTGGAGCGCTTTCGGCCACCCTCGGCGGGAACTGCGCTGGCGCGCGGCGCATTCCACCCGCGAGCTGCTGTCCACGACCTCCATCGCTGTCGCCAAGTCGTTGGTGGCTGACCTCATGGGACGCCTGGACGACAATGAGCCGGGAGCCTTCCGGGATAGGAATCTTCACTTCTACCGCTTCTCGGCGACAGCCGCACTTCTCACGGCACTTGAGCGAGTCGCAGTAGAGCGCCCCGACCTACTGGCGGCCTACTTCCGCGAGTTCGCACGCTTGGCTACGGACGGGGCGTTTCCTCATGCCCAAATCCGTGAACTCGCACGCCGCAGTGCCCTCGCGGTCGCGGCAGCGGCCAGCGCCGATTCCACTCAGGTCGAGATGCTCCGCCTGGCCAACCAGCCCTCCAGCTGGCTGGTGCACCACGGACGCAGCTACGAGAGACGCGACAGAATTTCCTGGAAAGGGCGCTACGACTTCGATTCCATGGACACCATCCCCTACTGGTACGCACCTTTGGCCCGGGTATTCGACGTCGAAGTCGACGTCATTGCAGAGGCTGCCGAAGGGTTCATCCTCGACCAATGGGGCTTGAGCAATGACGACTGGTGGACAGATATGCGAGAGCTGCGAGACGAACGCTCCTGGGAACGCACCAGTCACAGACAGGGAAGCATTCCGCGCGAGGAGAGCCTTCGACTGTACATCGAATACCACGCCATGATGGCCACGGCCGGACGTCTCGCAGACGAAAACCGTCCCGCCCGTGCCGGAACCTGGACACATGAGCAGGCTGACTCCTGGAAAGACTGGCTTCTACAACATCTCCCAGCCCCGACAGGTTGGCTCGCAGACCTCGGGGCGCCGGTCCCGGCCGAGGCAGACCTCCTATTGTCCCGGGTAGGGTCGGACACGTGGGACACCACATCGCTGGCTGACTTCGACAGGGCTCTCGGACTGACCGGTGACAACGGTGCATCGGACATGATCCGTGTGGATGCGAGTGTGCAACTCCATGGCCCGGACGCCTACGAGACAGTGAGAGTGGCTTCGGCCCTCGTTGATCCTCGCCACGCCACCGATCTGCAGCGTGCGCTCGCTGCGGCTTCCAACCCGACGGACTGGAAGTTGCCCGACGAAGACGAGGAAGACTTCGAAGTCGACGCTGGCGCCTTTCGCCTCAGCGGATGGATTCTGGACCCTTACGAGCCGAGCGAGTACCTTGACCGACACGACGTATATGCCCACGAAATGCGTCGCGAGCTTCCACTTCCCGGGAAGGCGTTCAAGGCTCAGAGTCGCACAGCACTCGACGCGACCCGTCTCGTGCTGACAGCGCACGACGGACGCGTCGTGGCACAGGCTCAACAATGGGCCGACCCAGACCCGGGGGATGAATCGACATCCTCGTTCGTATCATCCGGTTACCGCGTCCACGTCAGGCGGGACGCATTGCTGCGGTATCTCGCTACCACAGGGATGAGTCTGATCATGGAGGTTCAGATTGCACGTCGCCGAACCGGGCAACGACGCGACGGCTACCGGGTCCCCGTCAGCCGCATCTATCTCCTCGACGCCACTGGAGCCCTCACCGCCAGTTGA
- a CDS encoding serine hydrolase domain-containing protein, whose protein sequence is MTHPTDRIEDLLQTGVRDEVYPGAVWAVGNADGIEASGAVGLLDPDHPNEPMRLDTVFDVASLTKILAVWSTIGTLVEEGKLQLHTPLGTLWDEVAGHPLARATAHHLLTHTAGLPLRANLKNLYGTDPQDIRDGVLHEALHHPPGEAVEYTDRAALVLGYLAEHLSGQTLDQLATDRIWRPLGMTQTRFGPLPDAEAARCAPTEYDETTDTHLKGTAHDFSARLLDGVCGIAGTFSVLDDLTRFLRHMLAPTQAAFGPAWIKESLRVQTGDLTPARGLFWHPAPGTDPTEDIWVHYGFTGTGMWISPTQGRWAVLLTNKLRFNRDREPLTEIRNAYRASAFS, encoded by the coding sequence ATGACCCACCCCACCGACCGGATCGAAGACCTCCTCCAGACCGGCGTACGCGACGAGGTCTACCCCGGCGCAGTGTGGGCGGTCGGGAACGCCGACGGCATCGAGGCCAGCGGAGCCGTCGGCCTCCTCGACCCCGACCACCCGAACGAGCCCATGCGGCTGGACACCGTCTTCGACGTGGCCAGCCTCACCAAGATCCTCGCCGTCTGGTCCACGATCGGCACCCTGGTCGAAGAGGGCAAGCTCCAGCTACACACTCCGCTGGGAACCCTCTGGGACGAAGTCGCAGGCCACCCCCTAGCCCGGGCCACGGCCCACCACCTACTCACGCACACCGCCGGCCTGCCGCTGCGCGCCAACCTGAAGAACCTCTACGGCACCGACCCCCAGGACATCCGCGACGGCGTCCTCCACGAGGCCCTCCACCACCCGCCCGGCGAAGCCGTCGAGTACACCGACCGAGCCGCCCTCGTCCTCGGCTACCTCGCCGAACACCTCTCCGGCCAGACCCTGGACCAACTCGCCACCGACCGCATCTGGCGCCCCCTGGGCATGACGCAGACCCGCTTCGGCCCCCTTCCCGACGCCGAGGCGGCCCGCTGCGCCCCCACCGAGTACGACGAGACCACCGACACCCACCTCAAGGGCACCGCCCACGACTTCTCCGCCCGCCTCCTCGACGGCGTCTGCGGTATCGCCGGCACCTTCTCGGTCCTCGACGACCTAACCCGCTTCCTCCGCCACATGCTCGCCCCCACCCAAGCCGCCTTCGGTCCGGCCTGGATCAAGGAGTCCCTCCGCGTCCAAACTGGCGACCTCACCCCCGCCCGCGGCCTCTTCTGGCACCCCGCCCCCGGCACCGACCCCACCGAGGACATCTGGGTCCACTACGGCTTCACCGGCACCGGCATGTGGATCAGCCCAACCCAGGGCCGTTGGGCCGTCCTCCTCACCAACAAGCTCCGCTTCAACCGAGACCGCGAACCCCTCACCGAGATCCGCAACGCGTACCGTGCCTCCGCCTTCTCGTAG
- a CDS encoding glycosyltransferase family 4 protein, translating to MNRVVATALDLPFPSPGGSVELFLDLYAGTQPAIPARAFMLAPDGPRSRTPAGIDLLHAAGKCLDGHAFSRYVTNLRLAMTAAIDPRQISVLHLHHLAFGATPALLRALPAHPRIAFVHGTDLLHAENHTTQLRVLRETASAADAIVVPTGAMADRLLKLAPKTDRRKIEKIPWGIPNRLLTSPPPRPARRPTSHLRILFAGRLSSEKGLEPLLQAVAATRSVELSIAAPRAQFLDLAPVIRQLGVHVRYLGWFRRSQLWKTFADHDVLAVPSTTLEAMGLVALEAQACGLPVLYQPVPGLSEALSGTGLATDFTNPTTAAHDLHRLRTTPGLLEMLRASGRTNAARFPLSATATAITDLGRRLA from the coding sequence GTGAACCGCGTCGTCGCCACCGCCCTCGACCTGCCGTTCCCCAGTCCCGGCGGAAGCGTCGAACTGTTCCTCGACCTCTACGCCGGCACCCAGCCCGCAATCCCCGCCCGCGCCTTCATGCTCGCCCCCGACGGCCCCCGATCCCGCACCCCAGCCGGCATCGACCTGCTGCACGCCGCCGGCAAATGCCTCGACGGTCACGCCTTCAGCCGGTACGTCACCAACCTGCGCCTCGCCATGACGGCCGCCATCGACCCGCGCCAGATCAGCGTGCTGCACCTGCACCACCTGGCCTTCGGCGCCACCCCCGCCCTCCTGCGGGCCCTACCCGCCCACCCCCGGATCGCCTTCGTCCACGGCACCGACCTCCTTCACGCCGAGAACCACACCACGCAGCTGCGCGTTCTCCGCGAGACCGCCTCCGCTGCCGACGCGATCGTCGTCCCCACCGGCGCCATGGCCGACCGCCTGCTCAAGCTCGCCCCCAAGACGGACAGGCGCAAGATCGAGAAGATCCCCTGGGGCATCCCCAACCGCCTCCTGACCAGCCCACCGCCCCGGCCCGCCCGACGTCCCACCAGCCACCTGCGGATCCTCTTCGCAGGCCGCCTCAGTTCCGAGAAGGGCCTCGAACCCCTCCTCCAAGCCGTCGCGGCCACACGCTCGGTCGAGCTGAGCATCGCCGCTCCGCGCGCCCAGTTCCTCGACCTCGCCCCGGTCATCCGCCAGCTCGGCGTCCACGTCCGCTACCTCGGCTGGTTCCGCCGCTCTCAACTCTGGAAGACCTTCGCCGACCACGACGTGCTCGCCGTGCCCTCCACCACCCTGGAGGCCATGGGCCTCGTCGCCCTCGAAGCCCAGGCCTGCGGACTCCCCGTCCTCTACCAACCCGTCCCCGGACTCAGCGAAGCCCTCTCCGGCACCGGCCTGGCCACCGACTTCACCAACCCCACCACCGCCGCCCACGACCTCCACCGCCTGCGCACCACCCCCGGCCTCCTGGAGATGCTCCGGGCATCCGGCCGCACCAACGCCGCCCGCTTCCCCCTCAGTGCCACCGCCACGGCCATCACCGACCTCGGCCGGCGGCTTGCCTGA
- a CDS encoding dCTP deaminase, producing MILTGPAIAAAREAGRITIDPYDPDRLSPNAYDWRLGSTLRVCEGDLDAASPTAFSELTLPDHGYVLAPGHLYLGHTLERTGSETYAQLLNGDRTTGSLGIWVHVSAPLGHQGHAIRWTLEIRATRPVRVRPGMTFGKLVFLRTHGSPASYQQHGLKYRTSEGIETSRLYEENPGGRR from the coding sequence GTGATCCTCACCGGACCAGCCATAGCCGCCGCCCGCGAGGCGGGCCGCATCACCATCGACCCGTACGACCCGGACCGCCTGTCCCCCAACGCGTACGACTGGCGCCTGGGCAGCACGCTCCGCGTCTGCGAGGGCGACCTCGACGCCGCCAGTCCCACCGCCTTCTCCGAGCTCACCCTCCCCGACCACGGCTACGTCCTGGCGCCGGGCCACCTCTACCTCGGCCACACCCTGGAGCGGACCGGCTCCGAGACGTACGCCCAGCTCCTCAACGGCGACCGGACCACCGGATCTCTCGGCATCTGGGTCCACGTCTCCGCGCCGCTCGGGCACCAAGGCCACGCGATCCGCTGGACCTTGGAGATCCGAGCCACCCGCCCCGTACGCGTCCGGCCCGGCATGACCTTCGGCAAGCTCGTCTTCCTCCGCACCCACGGCTCCCCCGCCAGCTACCAGCAGCACGGCCTCAAGTACCGCACCAGCGAGGGCATCGAGACGTCCCGCCTCTACGAAGAGAACCCCGGAGGTCGCCGGTGA
- the dcd gene encoding dCTP deaminase encodes MILTGPEIASASRDGRLRISPFMPTQVNPNSYNVRLGGTLLTYTNEVLDAHRPNPTRRTEIGDDGHVLQPGELYLGHTLEEVGSDLFVPLLFGRSSVGRLGLFVEITAPIGDIGFHGQWTLMLTPTRPVRVYAGMKIAQIMFFVSEGAIDLYEGKYQAASGPQPSTYWRDLDATTVTS; translated from the coding sequence GTGATCCTCACCGGACCCGAGATCGCCTCCGCCTCGAGGGACGGACGGCTGCGCATCTCCCCCTTCATGCCGACCCAGGTCAACCCGAACAGCTACAACGTCCGCCTGGGCGGGACCCTCCTCACCTACACCAACGAGGTACTCGACGCCCACCGGCCGAACCCCACCCGCCGCACAGAGATCGGCGACGACGGCCACGTCCTGCAGCCCGGCGAGCTGTACCTCGGCCACACCCTGGAGGAGGTGGGATCCGACCTCTTCGTCCCCCTGCTCTTCGGCCGCTCCTCCGTCGGCCGACTGGGGCTGTTCGTCGAGATCACCGCGCCCATCGGTGACATCGGCTTCCACGGCCAGTGGACGCTGATGCTCACCCCGACCCGCCCCGTGCGCGTCTACGCCGGGATGAAGATCGCGCAGATCATGTTCTTCGTCTCCGAGGGCGCCATCGACCTGTACGAGGGCAAGTACCAGGCGGCCTCCGGGCCCCAGCCGTCCACGTACTGGCGTGACCTCGACGCCACGACGGTGACCTCGTGA
- a CDS encoding metallophosphoesterase, with amino-acid sequence MTTARSLRQIMATTDVHSALGANGPLLGHLHRARTDSLLVDCGDFFEGTGYYRLGRGALERDILLALYDVVAPGNHGWPHYFETGLRQRTVCANVVDDSTGNALFRRLRIVDIAGRRTAVTAVIGLQAFNSIPAGQRSAHRVADPVQTLRELMLAHHHEVDSCVLLSHSGFEQDLQLAEACPFLDVVFAGHCHSEHTGPERVGRTLVLKGQELAVGYAVAERSPEGWVGRTARFPDTSGSVLPTELASVRQQIASIDAQLAEPLGRLVAPYRNKPLDRHALLRELADRLRSGLGSEAVVLNETAVRTTLLGEVLTAGDLLAIEPFDNNLVEAQVAPAFRDDPAALLTHLTEQAGPVIASPDPLPAGLASVLTTDYLADTCLGSRAQPSGLSLGSAIRSILTNGDDQ; translated from the coding sequence ATGACCACGGCCCGTTCCCTACGACAAATCATGGCCACCACCGACGTCCACTCCGCCCTCGGCGCCAACGGCCCGCTGCTCGGGCACCTCCACCGGGCACGCACGGACAGCCTGCTGGTGGACTGCGGCGATTTCTTCGAGGGCACCGGGTACTACCGCCTCGGCCGGGGCGCGCTCGAACGGGACATTCTGCTCGCCCTGTACGACGTCGTCGCTCCCGGAAACCACGGCTGGCCGCACTACTTCGAGACTGGCCTCCGCCAGCGGACCGTATGCGCCAACGTCGTCGACGACTCCACCGGCAACGCGCTCTTCCGACGTCTGCGCATCGTGGACATCGCGGGCCGAAGGACGGCCGTCACGGCCGTGATCGGCCTGCAGGCGTTCAACTCGATCCCGGCCGGGCAGCGGTCCGCCCACCGCGTCGCCGACCCCGTCCAGACTCTGCGCGAACTGATGCTCGCGCACCACCACGAGGTCGACTCCTGCGTCCTCCTCAGCCATTCCGGCTTCGAGCAGGACCTCCAGCTCGCCGAGGCGTGCCCCTTCCTCGACGTGGTCTTCGCCGGCCACTGCCACAGTGAACACACCGGACCCGAACGGGTCGGCAGGACCCTCGTGCTCAAGGGCCAGGAACTCGCCGTCGGCTACGCGGTCGCCGAGCGCTCCCCCGAAGGCTGGGTCGGACGGACCGCCCGTTTCCCCGACACCTCGGGATCCGTCCTACCGACCGAGTTGGCCTCCGTCCGTCAACAGATCGCCTCCATCGACGCACAGCTGGCCGAGCCGCTGGGACGTCTCGTCGCGCCCTATCGGAACAAGCCGCTCGACCGCCACGCCCTGCTCCGCGAACTGGCCGACCGGCTGCGCAGCGGACTGGGCAGCGAGGCCGTCGTCCTCAACGAGACCGCCGTGCGCACGACGCTGCTCGGCGAAGTCCTCACCGCCGGAGATCTGCTGGCCATCGAGCCGTTCGACAACAACCTGGTCGAGGCCCAGGTTGCGCCGGCCTTCCGGGACGACCCCGCTGCCCTGCTCACTCACCTCACCGAGCAGGCAGGACCCGTGATTGCCTCCCCCGATCCGCTTCCCGCCGGCCTGGCGAGCGTGCTGACCACCGACTACCTCGCCGACACCTGTCTCGGCAGCCGAGCCCAGCCCTCGGGCCTCAGCCTCGGCTCGGCGATCCGGAGCATCCTGACCAACGGAGACGACCAGTGA